The Hemibagrus wyckioides isolate EC202008001 linkage group LG25, SWU_Hwy_1.0, whole genome shotgun sequence genome has a segment encoding these proteins:
- the thbs1b gene encoding thrombospondin-1, whose protein sequence is MKLTGIFLLVMLWSCEGARVAESRDDNSVYDLFELVQVPKKNHGVMLVKGDDPYSPAYKILNPNLIPPVPENDFRDLVDSVQAERGFLFLVNFKQARRTRGSLFTVEKRDGSGTLFEVVSNGKANTLDIVFTTENKQQVVSIEEAELATGTWKNITLFVQEDRVDFYVGCEEINSAELDASIHNVLTPETPSVANLRIGKGAVNDRFMGVLQNVRFVFGTTLEAILRNKGCQNSVSEVITLHNAVNGSRPAIRTDYTGHKTKDLQMICGYTCDDLTSMFKELKTLGVMVKDLTDKLRKVTNENNLLGGNLGIHAGVCLHNGIVHKNKEEWTVDGCTECTCQNSATVCRKISCPLLPCANATVPDGECCPRCGTPSDSAEDGWSPWSEWTHCSVSCGRGIQQRGRSCDRINNICEGTSVQTRECYLQECDKRFKQDGNWSHWSPWSSCSVTCGSGVITRIRLCNSPTPQMGGKECQGQGRQTEKCEKSPCPINGGWGPWSPWDTCSVTCGGGVQNRKRLCNSPPPKYGGKECVGDGKATQLCNKQACPIDGCLSNPCFAGAKCTSFPDGSWKCGKCPAGYTGNGINCKDIDECKEVPDACFEFNGVHRCENTVPGYNCLPCPTRYSGPQPFGRGLEDAAAKKQVCTPRNPCLDGSHDCNKNARCNYLGHFADPMFRCECKPGYAGNGHICGEDTDLDGWPNADLVCVENATYHCKKDNCPNLPNSGQEDYDKDGIGDACDDDDDDDGIPDDRDNCPFVFNPRQYDYDRDDVGDRCDNCPYNSNPDQTDTDNNGEGDACAVDIDGDGILNELDNCPYLYNVDQKDTDMDGVGDQCDNCPLEHNPDQLDTDSDLVGDKCDSNQDIDEDGHQNNLDNCPYIPNANQADHDKDGRGDACDHDDDNDGIPDEKDNCRLVSNPDQLDTDGDGRGDACKDDFDQDNVLDIDDVCPENFDISETDFRKFQMVPLDPKGTSQIDPNWVVRHQGKELVQTVNCDPGIAVGFDEFNAVDFSGTFFINTERDDDYAGFVFGYQSSSRFYVVMWKQITQTYWSSTPTKAQGYSGLSIKVVNSTTGPGEHLRNALWHTGDTPGQVRTLWHDPKNVGWKDFTAYRWHLTHRPKSGHIRVVMYEGKKIMADSGRIYDKTYAGGRLGLFVFSQEMVYFSDLKYECRDA, encoded by the exons ATGAAGTTAACAGGGATATTTTTATTAGTGATGCTTTGGAGCTGCGAAGGCGCAAGGGTGGCAG AAAGCAGAGACGACAACAGCGTGTACGATCTGTTTGAGCTCGTTCAAGTGCCTAAGAAGAACCATGGGGTCATGCTCGTGAAAGGCGACGACCCCTACAGTCCCGCCTACAAGATCCTGAACCCGAACCTGATTCCGCCGGTGCCCGAAAACGATTTCCGTGACCTGGTGGACTCGGTGCAGGCGGAGCGCGGCTTCCTGTTCCTGGTCAACTTCAAGCAGGCGCGGCGCACCAGGGGCTCCCTGTTCACCGTGGAGAAGCGCGATGGCTCCGGCACCCTGTTCGAGGTGGTCTCTAATGGCAAAGCCAACACGCTGGACATCGTGTTCACCACGGAAAACAAGCAGCAAGTGGTGTCCATCGAGGAAGCCGAACTGGCCACGGGTACCTGGAAGAACATTACACTGTTCGTGCAGGAGGACAGGGTGGACTTCTATGTCGGATGTGAGGAGATAAACAGCGCGGAGCTGGACGCGTCCATCCACAACGTGCTCACTCCGGAGACGCCAAGCGTCGCCAACCTGAGGATCGGCAAGGGAGCCGTTAATGACAGATTCATG GGCGTGCTCCAAAACGTTCGATTCGTGTTTGGGACCACACTGGAAGCAATACTGAGAAATAAAGGATGTCAGAACT CCGTTTCTGAGGTTATAACTCTGCATAATGCGGTTAATGGATCCCGACCAGCTATCAGGACTGATTATACTGGCCACAAAacaaaag ATTTGCAAATGATTTGTGGATATACCTGCGACGACTTGACCAGCATGTTTAAAGAACTAAAGACCCTCGGTGTAATGGTGAAAGATCTGACCGACAAGCTCCGCAAAGTG ACAAATGAAAACAATTTGCTTGGTGGAAACTTGGGAATCCATGCTGGTGTCTGTCTCCACAATGGCATAGTGCATAAGAACAAGGAAGAATGGACAGTGGACGGCTGCACTGAATGTACTTGCCAA AACTCAGCGACAGTGTGCCGTAAGATTTCCTGTCCCCTGCTTCCTTGTGCCAATGCAACTGTTCCTGATGGTGAATGCTGCCCCCGATGTGGAACTC CCAGTGACTCTGCTGAGGATGGCTGGTCCCCCTGGTCTGAATGGACTCATTGTTCTGTGTCCTGTGGAAGGGGCATTCAGCAGCGTGGCCGCTCCTGTGACCGCATCAATAACATCTGCGAGGGCACATCTGTGCAAACGAGAGAATGCTACCTCCAGGAGTGTGACAAGCGCT TTAAGCAAGATGGCAACTGGAGCCACTGGTCACCATGGTCATCTTGCTCTGTTACCTGTGGATCTGGAGTTATCACACGCATTCGTCTCTGCAACTCTCCTACTCCCCAAATGGGAGGAAAAGAGTGTCAGGGTCAAGGCAGACAGACTGAGAAATGTGAGAAGTCACCATGCCCAA tcaatGGAGGTTGGGGGCCTTGGTCACCTTGGGATACCTGTTCAGTAACCTGTGGGGGTGGTGTCCAAAATAGAAAACGTCTTTGTAATAGTCCACCACCCAAGTACGGTGGTAAAGAATGTGTTGGTGATGGAAAGGCAACTCAGCTGTGCAACAAACAAGCTTGTCCTATTG ATGGATGTCTGTCCAATCCCTGCTTTGCTGGAGCGAAGTGTACAAGTTTTCCAGATGGGTCTTGGAAATGTGGAAAATGCCCAGCAGGTTACACTGGCAATGGCATTAACTGCAAAGACATTGATGAG TGCAAGGAAGTTCCTGATGCTTGCTTCGAATTCAATGGAGTCCATAGATGTGAAAATACAGTACCTGGCTACAACTGCCTACCATGTCCTACACGCTACAGTGGTCCGCAGCCATTTGGACGTGGATTGGAGGATGCTGCTGCAAAGAAACAG GTGTGCACACCTCGTAATCCCTGCCTTGATGGAAGCCATGACTGCAATAAGAATGCCCGCTGCAACTACCTGGGCCATTTCGCAGACCCCATGTTCCGGTGTGAGTGCAAGCCTGGCTATGCTGGTAATGGACACATCTGTGGAGAGGACACAGATCTGGATGGCTGGCCTAATGCTgaccttgtgtgtgtggagaatgCTACCTATCACTGCAAGAAG GACAACTGTCCAAACCTTCCAAATTCTGGTCAAGAGGACTATGACAAGGATGGAATTGGTGATGCttgtgatgacgatgatgatgatgatggcattCCTGATGACAGG gACAATTGCCCATTCGTTTTCAATCCCAGACAATATGACTATGATCGGGATGATGTTGGTGACCGCTGTGACAACTGCCCATACAACAGCAACCCTGACCAGACTGACACAGATAACAACGGTGAAGGTGATGCATGTGCCGTGGACATTGATGGAGATG GTATTCTGAATGAACTAGATAACTGCCCTTATCTGTACAATGTGGATCAGAAAGATACTGATATGGATGGGGTTGGTGACCAGTGTGATAACTGCCCCCTAGAACACAATCCTGACCAG CTTGATACAGACTCTGACCTTGTAGGAGATAAGTGTGACAGCAATCAGGACATTGATGAAGATGGTCATCAAAACAACTTGGACAACTGTCCTTATATTCCAAATGCCAACCAAGCTGACCATGACAAAGATGGCAGAGGAGATGCttgtgatcatgatgatgacaatgatggcATCCCTGATGAAAAAGATAACTGTAGACTAGTTTCTAACCCAGATCAGCTGGACACTGATG GTGATGGACGTGGTGATGCTTGTAAGGATGACTTTGACCAGGACAATGTTCTAGACATTGACGATGTGTGCCCAGAGAACTTTGACATCAGTGAGACTGACTTCCGCAAGTTCCAGATGGTGCCTCTGGACCCCAAGGGCACTTCCCAAATTGATCCTAACTGGGTAGTTCGTCACCAAGGGAAAGAGTTGGTTCAGACAGTTAACTGTGACCCAGGCATTGCTGTTG GATTTGATGAGTTTAACGCAGTGGACTTCAGTGGGACCTTCTTCATCAATACGGAGAGAGATGATGACTATGCAGGATTTGTGTTTGGTTACCAGTCCAGCTCCCGCTTCTATGTGGTGATGTGGAAGCAGATAACTCAGACTTACTGGTCCAGCACACCGACCAAGGCACAGGGTTACTCTGGGCTGTCAATCAAAGTGGTTAACTCAACCACTGGACCAGGTGAACATCTAAGGAATGCCCTTTGGCACACTGGGGATACTCCTGGACAG GTCCGTACTCTGTGGCATGACCCTAAGAATGTTGGTTGGAAAGACTTTACTGCCTACAGATGGCACCTGACTCACAGACCAAAATCAGGACACATAAG GGTTGTTATGTATGAAGGAAAGAAGATCATGGCAGATTCTGGAAGAATCTATGACAAAACATATGCAGGTGGAAGACTAGGTCTTTTTGTCTTCTCACAAGAGATGGTATACTTCTCAGACCTTAAATATGAATGCAGAG ATGCATAA